One Clostridium sp. CM027 genomic window carries:
- a CDS encoding PTS sugar transporter subunit IIA has protein sequence MNITELLSVNLIKLELTSKTKEAVINEMVKILDENGKLLDKDKYLQAVIDREKEFSTGIGMGIAIPHGKSSGVKEPALVFGRSTGGIDYKSMDDELAHVFFLIAVPEESSNEHLKILSQISRKLMHKELRDSLMNASSPEEIITLLEK, from the coding sequence ATGAATATAACTGAATTATTAAGTGTTAATCTAATTAAACTTGAACTTACTAGTAAAACAAAAGAGGCTGTAATAAATGAGATGGTAAAAATTTTAGATGAAAATGGTAAGTTACTAGATAAAGATAAATATCTACAAGCTGTAATAGATAGAGAAAAAGAATTTTCAACAGGTATAGGTATGGGAATAGCAATTCCCCATGGTAAAAGTAGTGGAGTTAAAGAGCCGGCATTGGTATTTGGACGAAGCACAGGCGGCATTGACTATAAGTCTATGGATGATGAGCTAGCTCATGTATTCTTTTTAATAGCTGTACCAGAAGAATCAAGTAATGAGCATTTAAAGATATTAAGCCAAATTTCTAGAAAATTGATGCATAAAGAATTAAGAGATAGTTTGATGAACGCTAGTAGCCCTGAAGAAATAATTACTTTACTAGAAAAATAA